Proteins encoded within one genomic window of Candidatus Schekmanbacteria bacterium:
- a CDS encoding alkaline phosphatase family protein: protein MGDGNNSKEFPMGEAVRGAYNRGEEDEALEPLVLEVNGARPGAIGDGEYVIFYDIRGEREIELTKSFTEKGFHEFKRIDNRTAKFVTMVEYDRNLKADVAFPPEEKIGDTLCEVICGKGLKVGKIVESEKAVHLSFFLNGKRNEPFPGEERIFIQSRKDITNYDACPEMSIDEVASEAEKRLGEKKFDLLIINFANIDVVGHIENEDAVKKAVEAVDHNIERVIRAARSAGYHCIITADHGTVEKWFYPEGTVDTGHTDSPVPFILVPPSDESLNDIKLREGCELTDIAPTILDIMGIETPPSMTGKSIIAGKSLNAGKNKNRVLLLIVDGWGHKDEKHGNLIAASNTPNMDNLISNYPFTTLKAAGEAVGMPDGTVGNSEVGHLHIGAGRRLYSDRLRIDKSIEDRAFFKNPAFLKAMKESKENKKPLHLLGIVSFYSSHGSIKHLFALMEMAKENGLNEVYIHSFLGRRGERPESGSIYIKQVEEKAKMLGVGKVVDVIGRFWSLDREENWDRIEKTYRALAYREGGIVKG, encoded by the coding sequence ATGGGTGACGGCAATAATTCCAAAGAATTTCCGATGGGCGAAGCGGTCCGTGGTGCATACAACCGCGGTGAGGAAGATGAAGCATTAGAGCCTCTTGTCCTTGAAGTCAATGGCGCAAGGCCCGGTGCAATCGGGGACGGCGAATACGTCATATTTTATGACATAAGGGGAGAGAGGGAGATAGAACTCACAAAAAGCTTCACTGAAAAAGGCTTCCATGAATTCAAACGCATTGACAACCGCACGGCAAAGTTTGTCACCATGGTCGAGTATGACAGAAATCTCAAAGCAGATGTGGCATTCCCTCCTGAAGAAAAAATTGGAGATACATTGTGCGAGGTGATATGCGGCAAGGGTTTAAAAGTCGGCAAAATCGTTGAATCGGAAAAGGCAGTCCACCTCAGCTTTTTTTTAAACGGAAAAAGAAATGAGCCTTTCCCCGGCGAGGAAAGGATATTCATACAATCCCGCAAAGATATCACTAATTACGATGCATGCCCTGAAATGTCCATAGACGAGGTTGCATCTGAAGCAGAAAAAAGACTTGGAGAGAAAAAGTTTGACCTCCTTATAATCAATTTTGCAAACATTGACGTTGTAGGTCACATTGAGAATGAAGATGCAGTTAAGAAAGCAGTAGAAGCAGTTGACCATAATATCGAGAGAGTAATAAGGGCGGCGCGCTCGGCTGGCTATCACTGCATCATAACCGCTGACCACGGCACAGTAGAAAAATGGTTTTATCCGGAAGGTACTGTGGACACAGGACATACCGACAGCCCAGTACCGTTTATCCTGGTTCCTCCATCAGATGAATCTTTAAATGACATAAAATTGAGGGAAGGATGCGAACTCACAGACATTGCCCCGACCATACTCGATATAATGGGAATTGAAACTCCACCATCAATGACGGGAAAATCAATCATTGCGGGAAAAAGCTTAAATGCCGGGAAAAATAAAAACCGTGTACTCCTTCTTATTGTTGATGGCTGGGGGCATAAGGATGAAAAGCATGGAAATTTAATTGCCGCAAGCAACACTCCAAACATGGACAATCTAATCAGCAATTACCCCTTCACAACTCTAAAGGCTGCGGGGGAAGCAGTTGGGATGCCTGACGGAACAGTGGGAAATTCGGAAGTGGGGCATCTTCACATAGGCGCAGGAAGAAGACTCTATTCAGATCGTTTGAGGATAGATAAGTCAATAGAAGACCGAGCTTTTTTTAAGAACCCTGCATTTTTGAAGGCAATGAAGGAATCAAAGGAAAATAAAAAACCTCTCCATCTGCTCGGCATAGTTTCTTTTTACAGCTCACATGGTTCAATCAAACATCTCTTTGCCTTAATGGAAATGGCAAAGGAGAACGGATTAAATGAAGTCTATATTCATTCCTTCCTTGGACGGCGCGGAGAACGCCCCGAAAGCGGAAGCATCTATATAAAGCAGGTAGAGGAAAAAGCAAAAATGCTTGGCGTAGGAAAAGTTGTGGATGTTATAGGACGTTTCTGGTCTCTTGACCGCGAAGAAAACTGGGACAGGATTGAAAAAACCTACCGCGCTCTTGCATACAGGGAAGGCGGGATTGTTAAAGGTTGA
- a CDS encoding MBL fold metallo-hydrolase, producing MNIYKRLSFCLLTCLMFLSSYINISHADITCESFQDNAIVPKPDRLTIMHLALTHETQKGQSTLIVGPTGITALMDVAGDANNNDEDYIVSKISAVNTIINNDFRDENNNTIDKDLNEVDYVIITHMHGDHMANFDDLFGGANPRLKISNTVPGKTYKGKLVYRGFYDWYDDSAESAKWEIMYDTVYGGNFTDKIFKLCSGTEGESPSSSARYPATNCYNLERGDIQLPDDTESSTNLTSFIDLGMTNTVQSKLYIYGADRWIRTTATNNSDWPHAPSAGTNKENEASIVGILNYGNFRYAFGGDLLGNGAGANTEQYIVNNIADLREEGTSSTSLIGYDNACYGVDVYLAHHYGKDSSSQESFVDMLLPDNTSSKQVIVGLKKGYDDAPERAAIWRLLGYSETNCNGLPTNPDRSTGPRVDTSGRVWLTRDGGNTTDCTGKPYVDYGSIVCAENASGNGADTIIQTEPPTSYGGTNNVKKYVTKYYVSSTKKACKETVTVEP from the coding sequence ATGAATATTTATAAACGTTTAAGCTTCTGTTTGCTGACCTGTTTAATGTTTCTATCATCTTATATTAATATTTCTCATGCAGACATCACTTGTGAAAGTTTTCAAGACAATGCAATAGTGCCTAAGCCTGACAGGCTTACAATAATGCACTTAGCGCTTACTCACGAGACTCAAAAAGGTCAATCAACTTTAATAGTAGGTCCAACAGGTATTACTGCGCTTATGGATGTTGCAGGTGATGCTAATAATAATGATGAGGATTACATTGTAAGTAAAATAAGTGCTGTAAATACAATTATAAATAATGATTTTAGAGATGAAAACAATAATACTATTGATAAAGATTTAAATGAAGTTGATTATGTTATTATCACCCACATGCATGGGGATCATATGGCGAACTTCGATGATTTGTTTGGTGGTGCAAATCCACGCCTGAAAATATCTAATACTGTTCCCGGAAAAACATATAAAGGGAAATTAGTTTATCGAGGATTTTATGATTGGTATGATGATTCAGCAGAAAGCGCAAAGTGGGAAATAATGTATGACACTGTTTACGGAGGTAATTTCACAGATAAGATTTTCAAATTATGCTCTGGAACGGAAGGAGAGTCTCCATCAAGCTCTGCCCGGTATCCTGCAACCAATTGTTATAATTTAGAAAGAGGAGATATTCAGCTTCCAGATGATACTGAAAGCTCAACAAACTTAACAAGTTTTATTGACTTGGGAATGACTAATACGGTGCAGTCAAAACTTTACATTTATGGTGCAGACCGTTGGATAAGGACAACAGCTACGAACAATAGCGATTGGCCACATGCCCCTTCAGCAGGGACTAATAAAGAGAATGAAGCAAGTATTGTAGGCATACTTAACTATGGAAATTTTCGATATGCTTTTGGAGGTGATTTGTTGGGCAATGGTGCCGGTGCCAATACCGAGCAATACATTGTTAACAATATTGCAGATTTAAGAGAAGAGGGGACCAGCTCGACCTCTCTTATTGGGTATGACAATGCATGTTATGGAGTTGATGTATATTTGGCGCATCACTACGGGAAGGATTCAAGTTCTCAAGAAAGTTTTGTTGATATGCTCTTGCCAGATAATACAAGCTCAAAACAAGTCATAGTAGGACTAAAGAAAGGATATGATGATGCCCCAGAACGAGCAGCAATATGGAGATTATTGGGTTATTCAGAAACAAATTGCAATGGACTACCAACGAATCCTGATAGATCTACTGGACCGAGAGTAGATACTTCTGGAAGAGTATGGTTAACGAGAGATGGTGGGAACACAACAGATTGTACTGGAAAACCTTATGTCGACTATGGCTCTATTGTGTGCGCCGAAAACGCTAGCGGAAATGGAGCAGACACAATAATTCAAACCGAGCCACCGACATCGTATGGTGGAACAAATAACGTGAAAAAATATGTTACTAAGTACTATGTAAGTTCTACAAAAAAAGCCTGCAAGGAGACTGTGACAGTTGAGCCGTAA
- the aspS gene encoding aspartate--tRNA ligase, translating into MDNLEGLARTHYCGDLRGSDKEKNVTLMGWVQRRRDHGGVIFVDVRDRTGITQMVFNPEACAQAHEKAGNLRSEYVIAVKGKVRPRPEGTVNASMPTGEIEVIADELRILNTAQTPPFLIEDDSTVNEDVRLKYRYLDLRRPSLQKKIIQRYNITKVVREYLDKEGFLDIETPFLTKSTPEGARDYLVPSRVNPGKFFALPQSPQLFKQILMVAGFERYYQIVKCFRDEDLRADRQPEFTQIDIEMSFIDREDIYRVMEGLFKDIFKRVMGIDINTPFPRLSYADAMSRYGNDKPDTRFEMELKSLTDIFKGSGFKVFNQTVESGGIICGLNAKGCSGMTRKELDDLTAFAISEGAKGLVWMKVLENELQSPVTKFLNAEEIAKLRERLDAKPGDVLFIEADSSGIVYPSMSSLRLKIAKDKGMIDSSKYSFLWVTDFPLLEYSPEEKRYMAMHHPFTSPVDADIELFSSDPSKIRAKAYDMVLNGSEVGGGSIRIHRRDVQEKMFDALGIGPDEARLKFGFLLDALQYGAPPHGGIAFGLDRIAMILSGANSIREVIPFPKTQKATCLMTDAPSDVDKKQLDELGIKIISRSTK; encoded by the coding sequence ATGGATAATCTTGAAGGTTTGGCAAGAACTCATTACTGCGGTGATCTTCGCGGCAGTGATAAGGAAAAGAATGTTACCCTTATGGGGTGGGTGCAGAGAAGGCGTGATCATGGCGGTGTGATATTCGTTGATGTCCGCGACAGGACCGGGATTACACAAATGGTTTTTAATCCGGAAGCATGTGCACAGGCCCATGAGAAGGCAGGCAACCTCCGCTCTGAATATGTAATTGCAGTTAAAGGCAAAGTCAGGCCCCGGCCTGAAGGGACTGTGAACGCGTCAATGCCTACCGGAGAAATAGAGGTTATCGCCGATGAGCTGAGGATATTGAATACGGCACAGACTCCGCCGTTCCTTATAGAAGATGATTCGACGGTAAATGAAGATGTAAGGCTTAAATACCGCTATCTTGATCTTAGAAGACCATCGCTTCAAAAGAAAATAATACAGCGTTACAACATCACAAAAGTCGTGCGCGAGTATCTTGACAAGGAAGGTTTCCTTGATATTGAAACCCCGTTCCTTACAAAGAGTACTCCTGAAGGGGCCCGTGATTATCTTGTTCCAAGCCGGGTTAACCCGGGAAAGTTCTTTGCTCTGCCGCAGTCTCCTCAGCTTTTTAAGCAGATATTAATGGTGGCGGGATTTGAAAGATATTACCAGATAGTAAAATGTTTCAGGGATGAAGATCTGAGAGCAGACCGCCAGCCTGAGTTCACACAGATAGATATCGAGATGTCATTCATTGACAGGGAAGACATTTACCGGGTTATGGAAGGACTTTTCAAAGATATATTCAAGAGAGTTATGGGAATAGACATAAATACGCCATTCCCTAGACTTTCATACGCAGACGCCATGAGCCGTTACGGCAACGACAAGCCTGACACAAGGTTTGAAATGGAGCTTAAAAGCCTGACCGACATCTTCAAAGGTTCTGGCTTCAAGGTTTTTAACCAGACGGTTGAATCTGGAGGCATAATCTGCGGGCTCAATGCAAAGGGTTGTTCCGGCATGACACGTAAGGAACTTGATGACCTTACGGCATTTGCGATATCTGAGGGAGCCAAGGGACTTGTGTGGATGAAGGTTCTTGAAAATGAACTTCAGTCCCCTGTGACCAAATTTTTAAATGCTGAAGAGATTGCGAAACTGAGGGAAAGGCTTGATGCAAAGCCGGGCGATGTGCTTTTTATCGAGGCTGATTCGTCTGGCATTGTTTATCCCTCCATGTCATCGCTTCGTCTTAAGATTGCGAAGGACAAGGGTATGATTGACAGCTCAAAGTACAGCTTCCTCTGGGTAACGGATTTCCCTCTGCTCGAATACAGCCCTGAGGAGAAAAGATATATGGCGATGCATCATCCTTTTACATCTCCCGTTGACGCGGATATCGAATTGTTTAGCTCCGATCCCTCAAAGATAAGAGCCAAGGCTTATGATATGGTCCTTAACGGCTCCGAGGTCGGAGGAGGAAGTATCAGGATCCACCGCAGGGATGTGCAGGAAAAGATGTTCGATGCTTTAGGCATAGGACCTGATGAAGCGCGGCTGAAATTCGGATTTCTCCTTGATGCACTTCAATACGGCGCCCCGCCTCATGGCGGTATAGCCTTCGGGCTTGACAGGATAGCCATGATCCTCTCCGGGGCAAATTCAATAAGAGAGGTAATCCCATTCCCGAAAACTCAGAAGGCAACGTGTCTTATGACAGACGCACCGTCCGATGTGGACAAGAAACAGCTTGATGAACTTGGAATAAAAATAATATCGAGGAGTACAAAGTAA